A stretch of the Aythya fuligula isolate bAytFul2 chromosome 18, bAytFul2.pri, whole genome shotgun sequence genome encodes the following:
- the NPTX1 gene encoding neuronal pentraxin-1 → MAAALPAGVPLLLALLLAPRGRAQSFGQTRFVCTSVPLDGDVCAATAPGAGSAEELKSTVLQLRETVLQQKETIMNQKETIRELTAKLGRCESQSVLDALPGEPKGGGAGRRQPGFNKNTMGDLSRAPAAETLSQLGQTLQSLKTRLENLEQFSRMNSSGQTTNLKDILQNKIDDLEKQVLSRVNSLEEGKFNPKNESEERGKIESTLTSLHQRISDLEKGQKDNRPPDRFQLTFPLRTNYMYAKVKKSLPEMYAFSVCMWIKSSASPGMGTPFSYAVPGQANELVLIEWGNNPMEILINDKVAKLPFVINDGKWHHICVTWTTRDGVWEAYQDGTQTGSGENLAPYHPIKPQGVLVLGQEQDTLGGGFDATQAFVGELAHFNVWDRKLSPGEVYGLATCSSKALSGNVIAWAEANIDIYGGATKWTFEACRQLN, encoded by the exons ATGGCCGCGGCGCTGCCCGCAGGGGTCCcgctgctgctggcgctgctgCTGGCGCCCCGCGGCCGGGCGCAGAGCTTCGGGCAGACCCGCTTCGTCTGCACCTCGGTGCCGCTGGACGGGGACGTGTGCGCCGCCACCGCGCCGGGCGCCGGTTCGGCCGAGGAGCTGAAGAGCACGGTGCTGCAGCTGCGGGAGACGGTGCTGCAGCAGAAGGAGACCATCATGAACCAGAAGGAGACGATCCGCGAGCTGACGGCCAAGCTGGGCAGGTGCGAGAGCCAGAGCGTGCTGGACGCGCTGCCCGGCGAGCCCaagggcggcggggccggcagGAGGCAGCCCGGCTTCAACAAGAACACCATGGGGGACCTGTCCCGGGCGCCGGCCGCGGAGACCCTGAGCCAGCTGGGGCAGACCCTGCAGTCCCTCAAGACCCGCCTGGAGAACCTGGAG CAGTTCAGCAGGATGAACTCCTCCGGCCAGACCACCAACCTGAAGGACATACTGCAGAACAAAATCGACGACCTGGAGAAGCAGGTCCTGTCCCGGGTGAACAGCCTGGAGGAAGGCAAGTTCAACCCCAAGAACGAGTCCGAGGAACGGGGCAAGATCGAGAGCACCCTCACGTCGCTGCACCAGCGCATCAGCGACCTGGAGAAAG GCCAGAAGGACAACCGGCCCCCGGACAGGTTCCAGCTCACCTTCCCGCTGCGCACCAACTACATGTACGCCAAGGTGAAGAAGAGCCTGCCCGAGATGTACGCCTTCAGCGTCTGCATGTGGATCAAATCCAGCGCCTCCCCCGGCATGGGCACCCCCTTCTCCTACGCCGTGCCCGGGCAGGCCAACGAGCTGGTGCTCATCGAGTGGGGCAACAACCCCATGGAGATCCTCATCAATGACAAG GTGGCCAAGCTGCCCTTTGTCATCAACGACGGCAAGTGGCACCACATCTGCGTCACCTGGACCACGCGGGACGGTGTGTGGGAGGCCTACCAGGACGGCACGCAGACGGGCAGCGGCGAGAACCTGGCTCCCTACCACCCCATCAAGCCCCAGGGCGTCCTGGTGCTGGGCCAGGAGCAG GACACACTGGGCGGCGGGTTCGACGCCACGCAGGCCTTCGTGGGGGAGCTGGCCCACTTCAACGTGTGGGACCGTAAGCTGAGCCCCGGCGAGGTGTACGGCCtggccacctgcagcagcaaggctCTCTCGGGAAACGTCATCGCCTGGGCCGAGGCCAACATCGACATCTACGGCGGGGCCACCAAGTGGACTTTCGAGGCCTGCCGCCAGCTCAACTAG